In a genomic window of Epinephelus lanceolatus isolate andai-2023 chromosome 3, ASM4190304v1, whole genome shotgun sequence:
- the cxxc4 gene encoding CXXC-type zinc finger protein 4, which produces MANINNALCIENGQNADVSLLQKDNLQDGGLSQLLDYNAEMERYRSFANFYKTNGAFPQTAKIARITTPIFPSARIGMSPWNCDNAMLWGRKSAAINPNRTSMHRNDSQRPGKPGVPPETLQMANNNFLSTLSPEHCRPLAGECMNKLKCGAAEAEIMNLPERVGTFSAIPALGGISLPPGVIVMTALHSPAASAAVTDSAFQIANLADCPQNNSSVSSGNPAKKKRKRCGVCAPCRRLINCGVCSSCRNRKTGHQICKFRKCEELKKKPGSSLERTPVNNGEAFRWFF; this is translated from the coding sequence ATGGCTAACATAAACAATGCGCTTTGCATTGAAAACGGACAGAACGCAGATGTGTCTCTCTTACAAAAGGATAATCTTCAGGATGGTGGATTAAGCCAGCTTTTGGATTATAACGCAGAAATGGAAAGGTACAGGTCTTTTGCAAACTTTTATAAAACCAATGGGGCATTTCCACAGACTGCTAAGATTGCCCGCATCACAACGCCCATTTTTCCCAGTGCTAGAATTGGCATGTCCCCTTGGAACTGCGATAACGCCATGCTCTGGGGAAGGAAATCAGCGGCAATAAACCCTAATAGGACCAGCATGCATAGAAATGACTCCCAGAGGCCGGGGAAGCCTGGCGTGCCGCCAGAGACGCTGCAAATGGCAAATAATAATTTCCTCTCTACCTTATCCCCCGAACACTGCAGACCTTTAGCAGGAGAATGCATGAACAAGCTGAAATGCGGCGCTGCTGAAGCAGAGATAATGAATCTCCCAGAACGCGTTGGAACTTTTTCCGCTATCCCGGCTTTAGGGGGCATCTCATTACCTCCCGGGGTCATCGTCATGACAGCCCTTCACTCCCCCGCAGCCTCAGCAGCCGTTACAGACAGTGCGTTTCAAATTGCCAATCTGGCAGACTGCCCACAGAATAATTCCTCGGTATCCAGTGGAAACCCAGcgaagaagaaaaggaaaaggtGTGGGGTCTGTGCACCCTGCAGGCGGCTAATCAACTGTGGTGTCTGCAGCAGTTGTCGGAACCGCAAAACGGGCCACCAGATCTGCAAATTTAGGAAATGCGAGGAGCTGAAGAAGAAGCCAGGCTCGTCGCTGGAG